The DNA region GTAGGTAGCGGTATCGTTATTGATGGCAAAGTAGTATATGGCCATGACGGTTTCGCAGGCGAATTAGGACATACGATTACCATTCCTGGTGGTAGAAAGCACTGGTCAACGGGAGCAGAAGGTTCACTTGAAACTTATGCCTCTGCAACAGGTGTTAGGTTAACGGCATTGGAATTTTTGGCTAAATATCCTGAAAAAAATAGTTTGTTAGCGCATTATTCACCAGAAGAAATTGATAGTCGTTTGATCTACGACTGTGCGATTCAAGGAGATATATTAGCTAAAGAGGTTTTTGAATATACTGGTAAAATTCTCGGTTTGGCATTAGCTAATTTTGTTATGTTTTCTTCTCCGGAAGCGATTGTTTTATTTGGTGGTTTGATGAAATCAGGTGATTATATTTTGAATCCTACTAAAGAGCACATGGAAAAACATTTACTTCCTATTTTCCAAAATAAGGTGAAAATTATTAAGAGCGAATTGAATGAATCTGATGCCGCAATCTTGGGTGCAAGTGCATTGGTATGGGAATTGAAATAAGCGATTGATATTTATTTTATACAAAAGAAAGCTCCGGTTTAGATTTTCTAATCGGAGCTTTCTTTTGTAATTTTGTTATATGCGTATTTTACACACGGGTGATTGGCATTTAGGCAAAAAATTGGGCAATTTTAACCGAATTGAGGAGCAAAGGCAAGTTTTAGATGAAATTGTACAAATTGCCGATTCGGAAAATATTGATGTTGTTTTAGTAGCAGGAGATTTGTTTGATAGTTTTAATCCAACCGTGGAAGCAACCGAATTGCTGTATTTTACCTTAAAAAAATTAACGAATAACGGCACTCGACCCGTTATTGCAATTGCCGGTAATCATGATAGTCCTGATAGGATAGAGGCTCCTGATCCATTGGCAAAGGCTTGCGGAATTATTTTTGCCGGATATCCTCATTCAGAAATCAGTGGTATGGCAGATGAGGTAAAATTTCAAATTACAAACACATCGCCAGGATTTATAGAAATAAAACTTTCAAATTATAGTTATCCTTTACGTCTCATATTAACTCCTTATGCAAATGAATTCCGGCTAAAAACTTATTTGGGATCGGAAAATGAGGATGCTCATTTGAATGAAATTTTACATACACAATGGCAAAATTTGGCAGATAAATATTGTGATGAAAATGGTGTAAATATTTTATTGGCGCATTTATTTGTGATGCAAAAAGACACAACTCCTCCAGAAGAACCAGAGGATGAACGACCGATCAATATTGGAACTGCAGCTGCGATTTTTTCCGAAAATATTCCTTCCCAAATTCAATATACGGCACTTGGACATTTGCATCGTGGACATACCGTGAAAGGTGCTGTCGGGATGGTTAATTATTCCGGTTCGCCATTGTCCTATTCCTTTGCAGAAGCTGGTCAGCAGAAATTTGTGCGCATTTTGGATATCGAGCCCAATATACCTGTAAGAGTCAAAGATGTTGCTTTGCATTCTGGTCGCATTTTGCATCGTAAAAAATTTGATGATGTGTCATTAGCGGTTCAATGGTTAAGAGAGAATACAAATACTTTGGTCGAGTTAACTATCCAAAGTGAAACTTATTTGACTGCAGAAAATAGAAAAGCCTTAAATACGGCGCACGATGGAATAATAATGATCATTCCCGAAATTACGAGTGAAAATGCTTCACCATCGCAACGACAAAATATTAATCTGAATGAAGATATTACGGAGTTATTCAAACAATATTTTTATTCCAAAAAAGGCCAAACTCCCTCAGACGAACTATTAGAATTATTTAAAGAAATCAAGCACTAGTCGACGATGTTACCCAAAAAACTCTCTATTCAAGGCCTTTATTCCTATCAAAATAAAGAGGAAATTGATTTTGAAAATCTCACTTCGGCTGGACTTTTCGGAATCTTTGGTGCAGTTGGCAGTGGCAAATCTTCGATTTTAGAGGCGATTGGTTTTGCATTGTATGGTCAGACAGAGCGATTAGGCCTGAAAGATACACGTGCCTACAATATGATGAATCTTAAATCCAATACATTGTCCATTGTATTTGATTTTGAAAATTATGATGGGAGATTGTACAGGTTTGAAGCAAAAGCGCGACGTAATAGTAAGCGATTTGAAGATGTTGGTACGATTGAGCGCAATGCTTTTCTTTGGGAAAATGATCAGTGGACGCCTTTGCCATCGGCGGATGCGGCGCAATATATTCATCTGAGTTATGAAAATTTTCGTCGTACGGTTATTATTCCACAAGGAAAATTTCAGGAATTTTTGCAATTGACTGCAGGAGAAAGAACAAAGATGCTTTTGGATATTTTTCAATTGGAAAGATTTGATTTGAGTGATAATATTGGCAAAATATTGAATGAAAATAAACATCAATTGGATATTAAAAATGGTGCTTTATCTCAATATGAAAATAAAAATCCGGAACAATTAGTTGAATTAAAACAACAATCAGCACAAGTTCAAACTGAAATTTCGACTTTTTCCGAACTTCAAAAAACAAAAGAAATTCAAGTTAAAGAACTTGTTGATTTGGCGAAAATATTTGACGCTTTACACGCTACGCAAAAGGAATACGAAAGTTTGCAAGCGCAATCGTCTGATTTCGATACTAGGAAACAAAATTTGCAAGTATACGAAACCGCTAAATTAGAATTTGAAAGTTTGATTTCTAATAGGGGAAATATTGCCAACAAAATACAAGAACGTCAAAAACTGATTTCACAATTACAACTTGATTTTACCAATATTCAATCCGAAAATAAAGATTTAACAGCAGCATTTGTTCCCATTCAAAAAGCAAATGATGCTTTAGAGGAACAAAGATCGCTTTTGCATGAATATGATTTTGCCTTCAGTATTCTAAAAAATGAAAAAGAAATTGAACTTCAAAAAAGCCGCCAAATAAAAGGTCAAAAATTTGTAGATGATAAAGATGTAGCACTTCAAGCATACGAAAAATCTATCAAAGAGCTGGAAGTACAGATTTCTTTATTAGAAAAAGATGCGGATAATTTGGATATTTATTTTCAAATACAAAATTGGTGGGAAACTAGAAATTCAGTTGAAAAAGAATTGGATTTTTTGACTAAGAAATCCGAAAAAATTAAAAGCGAACTACTCAAAAATGAATTAGAATTTGAAAAATTAGGCTATAAAGTTTCCGATTGGCAAGAACAAATCTTTGCTAAAAAACAAGCTTTGGAAATTCAGATTACGGAAAATCAACAGCAAGCGAATCAAATAGCTGTCCGTACTGAATTACAAACCTTTGCGACGAATTTGGAAGATGGAATTCCTTGTCCGCTGTGTGGAGCAATGCATCATCCTGATGTCTTGAAAGCGGAGAATATATCCAAACACTCACAAGTAATTAATCAGCAAGCCGAAACATTAAATATGCAAATGAATGAATTGAAATCAATTGAAAATCAATTGAATCAATTATTTATTGCCTATAAATCACAAGAAAACCTACTCACACAAAATACACTTGAAATACAAGACAAAAAGGAAAATTTAGCCAAGCATTTGACCAAATTTAGTTGGGATAAATTTGATAATGATGATATCGCCGCATTCCAATTATCTTTCGAAAAAGTAAAATCGGCAAGTGATAATTTGAAAAAATTGCGAGTTAATTGGAATACTGAAAAATTAAATTTTCAAAAATTACAAGACGAAAAACATAAATATGCGCTTGCTTTAGTTGAAATAGAACAGAAAATTGAAAATTTGAGAATTCAAATAATTCAAGATTCTTCGCATCTGCAACAACTAAAATTGGACGATTTCGCTCAAAAAGATTTGGATGAATTAAATGCTGAAAAAGTAAATTTAAGTAAACAGATAACAAAAGTTGTCGCAGATTTTAAGCTTTATTCGGAAAGGATAAAAGCAAATGAAACTGTACTTACAAAGGCGGAAAGTTCGCTTATCAGTCAAAAGCAAGAATTAACTCAAAATGAAAAAGAACGGACGGACGTGGAATTCTCTCTTCATGAGAAATTGAAACAAAGCACATTTGAAAATTTGGAGGAAGTTATTGCTATTTTGGATACCGCGATTGATATTACAAAAGAACGAACCATAATTGAAGCGTTTAATAAGCAGTTGCATGCGTTGGCTACACAAATGGCAACCTTCCATGAACAAGTAAAAGGTAAGGATTTCAATGCGAATGATTTGGAAAAAGCACAATTGGAATTGGCTGAATTAAATCAAAAAATAACCGAACTACAGAAACAAAATGGCAATCTTTCTGGGCAAATAAAGCAATTAACAGAAGACCTACAAACTAAGGATACACTTGGTAAAGAAGTCAATTCCTTGCAACTGAGACAGGAAAATATTTATACTTTATTCAACTTATTTAAAGGACAAGGTTTTGTCAATTATATTTCCTCTGTGTATTTGCAGCAATTGTGTCAATCAGCCAATAATCGTTTTTATCAATTGACAAACAATCACTTACAATTGGATCTCAATGATAAAAATGAATTTATCGTCATTGATTATATGAACGAAGGCAAATATCGAAGTGTCAAAACGCTTTCCGGTGGACAGACTTTTCAAGCGGCACTTTGTTTGGCTTTGGCTTTAGCGGATAGCGTACAAGCGAATAAATCAGATCAGCAAAATTTCTTCTTTTTGGATGAAGGTTTTGGATCTTTGGATAAAAACAGTTTGAATATTGTATTTGAAACCTTGAAATCATTACGAAAAGAGCATCGAATTGTCGGTGTAATTTCCCATGTAGAGGAGTTGCAGCAAGAAATTCCCATTTCCCTTTTTGTCAAAAATGATCCCGAAACAGGAAGTTATTTGACATTTAACAATGATTAATAAAATTTTAATAAAAAAGGCTTTTGTTTTTCATTATTTTTCAATAAAAGGGAAATTTTTGTGTAACTTCGTTTCCCCTAAATTTATGGGACACAAATCAATCGTTAAAAGAGAGAAATAAAATCTAGTAATCGCAGATTTTAGTAAAATTTGAATTATCTTTAAAGACGGTTTCAAATTCAATTAAAAGGTTTATATCCTCCAAAAATGGCAACAAGTGTAAAAAAAGTAAAAGCCGGCGAAGATATTGCGGCTGTAGAAGAAGTAATGGAAAAAATGCCAAAAAAGAAGCAAAGTATTTCTACTACGAAGAAGAGCTCTAAACAACATAATCACGATATACTGGGAAAGCTAGAAGCTCATTTTGGTTTCAAAGTTTTTAAAGGCAAACAAGAAGATGCCATTAATAGTTTGTTGAATGGTAACGATACTTTTGTAATAATGCCCACTGGTGGCGGAAAGAGTCTTTGTTATCAATTGCCGGCACTAATCTTAGAAGGTTGTGCTATAGTAGTAAGTCCTTTAATTGCTTTGATGAAGAATCAGGTAGATCTTATCAGAGGTTATAGTGAAAATGACAATGTCGCTCACTTTTTAAATTCTTCTCTCAATAAAGGTCAAATTAAACAGGTAAAAGACGATTTGCTGTCTGGAAAAACTAAATTACTGTATGTCGCTCCAGAGACATTGACCAAGCAAGAAAATTTAGATTTTTTCAGAGATTTGAAATTGTCTTTTTTCGCCGTAGATGAGGCACACTGTATTTCTGAATGGGGACATGATTTTCGTCCAGAATATCGCCGATTACGTGAGATGATGGAGATTATCAATCCAGATTTGCCTGTAATCGCTTTAACAGCAACAGCAACACCGAAAGTGCAAAGTGATATTGTTAAAAATCTTGGTTTACGTAGTCCAAATATTTTCATTTCTTCTTTTAATAGATCCAATTTGTACTATGAAGTAGTACCCAAATTGAAGAAAGATCAAACTATAAAAAGCATTGTTCGCTTTATTTCCCAAAACAAAGGGAAAAGTGGCATTATTTATACGTTAAATAGAAAAACAACGGAAGAATTAGCTGCATTATTGGTGGCTAATAATATCAAGGCTGTCGCTTATCATGCTGGCTTGGATGCCAAAGTAAGAGCGGATCGTCAAGATCAATTTTTAAATGAAGATGTGCAAGTAATTATTGCGACCATCGCATTTGGAATGGGTATTGACAAGCCGGATATTCGTTTTGTAATCCACTTTAATATTCCAAAATCTATTGAGAACTATTATCAAGAAACGGGTAGAGCCGGACGTGATGGATTGGAAGGAAAATGTATTTTGTATTATTCTCATAAGGATGTTTCTAAATTGGAACATTTGATGCGAGATAAACCACTTAGCGAAAGAGAAGTCGGTGCACAATTAATTTCTGAGACATTGGCATTTGCAGAGACTTCTGTATGTCGTCGTAAGGTGTTAATGCATTACTTCGGAGAAGATTGGAATACTGAAAATTGTGGCAATTGTGACAACTGTACACATACTAAAGAAAAAATTGAAGCGAAAGAGGATGTCGTTAAAGTCTTGAAAGTTATTAACGCTTTAGATGAAAGATTTGCAACTGATTATGTTTTGAATATTTTGAAGGGAAAAGCAACGCCGCAAATTACCATGTACAAACATGAGAAGCTTGCTATTTTCGGAATAGGAAAAGATAAAGATGAATTGTTCTGGACGAGTTTGATCAGTCAGATGCTTTTAAATGATCTTTTGAGAAAAGATATTGAAGAATATGGTTTATTGAAATTGACTGAAAAAGGAGAGAAGTTCTTAAAGAAACCGACAAGCTTTGAAATTGTTTTGAACAATCAATTTGAAGAGTCGGAAGATGATGAGGAAGATGGCACAGGCAATGCCGGTGCGGCAACGGACGAGCGACTTTTTGAAATGTTGAAAGAATTGAGGCAAAAAGAAGGTAAGCGTAAAAATCTACCTCCATTTGTAATTTTCTTAGAAAGTTCTTTGCAAGATATGGCGACCATGTATCCATCTACAACTGCAGAATTGGAAAAATGTCAAGGCGTAGGTAAAGGAAAAGCATTGAAATATGGTAAGCCATTTATCAACTTGATTGCGCAATATGTTGAAGATAATAATATCGAAAAACCAGATGATTTTGTTGTAAAGAGTGTTGCTAACAAGAGCAACAACAAAATTTACATCATCCAAAATGTAGATAAACGTATCCCATTGGAAACCATCGCTAAAAATAAAGATATGCGTATCGATGCTTTATTGGAAGAAATGGAAACTATCGCGGCAAGTGGTACAAGATTGAATCTAAACTATGCTATAGACGATATGTTAGATGAGTACGAACAGGAAGAAATTATTGATTATTTCAAAGGATGTGAGACGTCATCTTTGCAAGTTGCACAAGAGGAAATGTCGGATAGCAATTACAATTGGGAACAATTGAAAATTATGCGTATTAAATTCCTTTGTGAATATGGTAACTAATTTTTATAGAAATATATACAAAAAGGGTTCGAATTTTTCGAACCCTTTTTGTATTTAGAGAAGGGTTTTATTAATATTTCAGTACAATCTAATCGTAAGAATGAAAACGAAGTCAAATATAAAATTGCCCCTTACTGATATTGAAATAGCTAATCTGAGAAAGAATAAAATTAAAATTGCAAATATTCTGGACTTTGCAATGGACGAACTAGAAGTTTTGCTAAATAGTACGAGTGAAAGAGCAAAGGAAATTTATGCCTTGGCTGAATTTCAAACTATTCCATCTATAGGAATAAAATTTGCCCAAGATCTTGTTTTTCTTGGTTATTATACAATTGATGAACTAAAAAACAAAGACGGTGCAATTCTAACCGATGAATATGAATTGCGAAAAGGTTACTGGATTGATCCATGTGTTGAGGATCAATTTAGATTAGCCATAAATTTTGCCAATACTAAAGACGCTACCAAAAAGTGGTGGGATTTTACGGAAGCACGAAAAACGTTTCGAATGAAAAAAGGTTATCCAGATAACAGACCCAAGCAGGCTTGGTTTGAAACTTTAAATATTCTGAAAAAATGATTTGAAGAAATTAAAAAGCCCAAAAACGATTCGTTTTTGGGCTTTTTAATAATATATTTAAGATTTATTTTTTCGCAGTTCCGATGATTAATTCCAATATATAACTGACTACGGAAAGTAAAATACTAAAAAGTAATGCACTTATCCAACCATCAACATGGAATCCATCCACCAAATGGGATGCCATCATAATGATAATAATATTAATGACGATAAGAAATAATCCTAACGTTAAAATTGTCACAGGAATGGTAAGTATGACCAAAATTGGTTTCACAAAAGCATTTAAAATTGCTAATACAAGTGCCAAAATGATAGGCGTCGTACCGCCAGCGACAGTAACACCCTTCAAGAAATGTGCTGCGATGACAGCGGCTAAAGCGGTTACCAAAATTCTTCCGATAAATCTTAAAAGCATATTATTTTAAATTACGGTTAATTGATAAAAATCCTCTTCTTTTAAATATTTGTTTGCCAATTCTAGTAATTCCTCCGAAGTTATTGATTTAACTATGGATATATTTCTTTGAAAGGTTTCTTCATCCATACCATTTAGAATATAGCCTTTCCAACGAGAAATAATGGAAAATGGTCCATCCAAACTAGACAATATCGAACCAATCATGTAGTTTTTTACCAAGCTCAATTCTTCTTCATCAACAAGATTTTCTTGTAATAGTTTGGCTTCTTTCCAAATTTCTTCCAAAACCATAGGACAAGCTTCTCTTTTCGCTTCTGTACTGATCATCCAAGCACTTTCTTGTACATGATTTTGCAAATAACTTCCGATGCCGTAAGTGTACCCTTTCTCTTCTCGAATATTACTCATCAGACGAGAACCAAAATAACCACCGTAAATCGTATTCAAAACATTGACTTTTTGAAAATCTGGATGATGTCTATTGGGAAATGGTCGCGCTATACGAATAGCTCCTTGTACATTGTTAGGGTCATTTAAAATTTCTGCCTTTTTCTCAATGTCACGAATAATTGGATGAGCTGTTTTATCTAAAGGATTCACTTCATTTTTCAAAGTCATTTTACCAAAATGATTATTCAAAATGGATAAAAAGTCTGATGGTAATTTGCCTGCGGCAAATATTTTACAATTTCCGTTGATGTAATAGGTTTGGTAAAAAGTTTCCAATTGGACTTTTCCCAAAGACTCTAAATCTTCTTTGCGTGTATAAGTTCCGTAAGGATGTTCAAATCCATAAAGCATTTCGTCAATTTTGCGATTGGCGACAAAATCACATTTTAATAAATTGACATTCAATTTTTGCAAATTGTTCTTTTGGTAAATTTCCAATTCTTTATCTGGAAAAATACTGTCTTGGATCAATTCAGCGACGATTGGCAATAAAATTTGCACATGTTTACTCAAACAATGAAGCGAAATTGACGCTGTTTCATTATAACAGCTACGTGACAAATACGCACCATAAAATTCAAATAACTCATTGATTTCGAATGCCGATTTTGTCGATGTTCCGTTTTTCAAAAGAAAATTAGTGGTCGCTGCGACTAAATGTTCCTTTTCAAACCAATTACCCGCATAAAAGACAAATTCGATACTGGTCACTTCTTCAGCACCAGCATTGATACTATAAACGGGTGTGTTATTATCTAAATATGCTAATTCGTAGGGTTTTAAATTCAATTCAAATGAAGTGGCATCATAATATTTCGGAGCGATAGTTCTATTAATCATTCTAATGTAGCTTAATTTTTTGTAGCACAATACCAGATTGTGTTGCTGTTGGATTCTTGAAATAATTGGTTGCTAATTGCTTGGATGGCGTCAGCTGTAACTTGTTGATACATTCCAAATTCTTTATTGATTAAATCTGTATCGCCTAATAAAGCATAATAGGCCAAATTTGATGCTCGACTCATTAAACTCAAATCTTCAAAAGCCATCATACTTTCGGTTTTGTTGATAACCTTTGTCAACTCATTTGGATCAATTCCATTTTTACAAAAAATATCCATCTGCTCTTGCACTGCTTTCTCTGCCTCTTCAAATGAAATTCCTTCTGCTAACCGGCCTTCTACCGTTACCAAACCGGCATCAACACTTCCGGTATGAAAACAAGATATTTGACTAAATAATTCTTTTTCTTTTACCAGAGTTTGATATAATCTTGATGAAGGACCACCACCCAAAATATCAGTGATTAAATCAATTGTGTAAAATTGAGGATCCAATCTTCCTCCCATATGCCAACTTTTGAAAAACGCATTTGCAGGTACATTTCTCTCTACGGTCAATCTCCTTGCTTCTGTTTGTGCAGGCTCTTGTGGAATATTTCTTTCTGGTAAACTTCTCCCTGGAATTTCTCCAAACCATTTTTCAACCAAAACCTTTACTTCTTCTGTTTTTACATTTCCAGCTACTACTAAATAAGCGTTGGAAGGAATGTAATATTTATGGAAAAAATCTTTCACCTCTTGCAAGGTTGCATCTTCGATGTGTTTCAATTCTTTGCCAATCGTCATCCATTTGTACGGATGTACTTTGTATGCTTGTTCACGTATGAGTTTCCACACATCACCGTATGGCTTATTTATATAATTTTCTTTAAATTCTTCGCACACAACTTTACGTTGCACTTCCAAACTTTTCTTATCAAATGCCAAACTCAACATACGATCGCTTTCTAACCAAAGCGCTGTTTCCAGATTTTGGGTAGGGACAGACTCGTAATAATTGGTCAAATCATTGGTTGTATAAGCGTTATTTTCTCCCCCTGCCATTTGCAAAGGTTCGTCAAAATCAGGAATATTGACACTGCCACCAAACATTAAATGTTCGAATAAATGAGCAAATCCAGTATGATCTTCTTGTTCGTCCTTAGCTCCGACATTGTATAAAACATTGACCACCGCCATAGGAGATGAGTCATCTTCATGCACAATTACTTGCAGTCCATTATTCAGTGTAAAACTATTGTAATCTATCATATTATTATTTCAATGTGCAAATATACTTTACACTACATTACGATTAGAAAAAGAAGAAAATTTGAAGTTTTTATACTTTTATTTGGAATGTTAAATTATTGCTTCTATATTTGCACTCCCAATTCAAAAGGGAAGGATTCCGTAGCTCAGTTGGTAGAGCAATACACTTTTAATGTATGGGCCCTGGGTTCAAGTCCCAGCGGGATCACTTTTTTAAAAATAAAGCATTGATAATCAATAGATTACAATGCTTATTTTTTTATACTTACAGTTATACTTACACTTTTAAAAAATCGCAAAAAATATACAATCTTTGTATTTGATTTAAAATTGATTTGTTTTTTAATTTATTGTAAGAATGCCAAAACCATATAGCTATGGCTCTCTTTTATCATACTTAAGTGCCCCTATATCTGCCTTCCTGAAAGCCTTGAGCATAGATCCTATTTCAATAAATTAAAATTATTTCAAATGGTTTAAAACTGTGTTCCGAGAAATTTGGTATTTTATTTTTACGGACAAAACTAATTAAGATTTCATATATGCTTAATGATAGAGTTCTACAATTTTTTTTATATACTTCCCATAGAGCAATAGTATAAATATTCCCCAGCTCTCTGTGCATATTTTTAATCGCTCAACCCATTTAGATACAATTTCCATATTCATTACCAATTGATAATCTTCTTCATCTCCTTTCGGTTCCGGGAAAATATGATCTTTAATATTGATCATTGCTTTAAAATATTCCTGCTCTTCGTCACTATTAGTATAACTGTCTTCGTCAAATGGAAACATATTTATCCATTCAACTAATGAATCTAATACTGCTTGAAAAGATTGCTGTAGCTCTAAACCTACTTTCTGTATGTATTGCTGTAATTTCTCTTGGTCAGATTCCGTGAGTTCAATTTCATCGAACAATCTCAAATCGTAAAAGTGATCTGCTAACAGAAGTACTTTCCCATAAGCTTCCGTAGCTTTAGTTATATCATTAAATTCCGGATATAAATTTGACCATCCCTCTATATTCAGATTTTCAATAATTTTTGCCTCAATCGGTTGTTGTATTGAGTTAATCAAAGATAATTCTTCAAACAACTTATCTTTTATGTTGTATAATCTGACTTCATTCCATTGATTGTTTAGGCTTTTTTTCTGAATGGTCTGGATGAAATAAAAATTCGAAAACCAAAATTGTAACATCAAGTATTTTAGACTTGTATATTCCGGACTATCTATTGTCTGTTGTACAATTTGATAAGCCTCTTTATACCCCATCAAAGCCCAAAAAGGACTTTCTCCATCAATTAAAATAATAGGCTTATCATTAGTTATCTTATTATTAATATACCTGATTGAAAAAGGGTTGTCTTTTGAAGTCTGCTTAAAGTCTTTTATTATTTTGTTTTCGAAATCTGATTTTAACTTAAAAATCCGTTTTGTTGAACGTTGACCTGACAGATGAACTTCCCGAGAACCTGACAAAAATAAAAGTGGAAGAAGCCCTGACCATACTTCGCACCCTCGATAAAAACATTGATAATCTTTTAGCGGACTTTTCAGAACCGTACAAAATCAATCTCTCCGATTTTATGGAGGAAAATTTTATGTTCAATATGCCCTTGGAAAAATTCGGTTATCTCACAGGCCGGAGCATTGCCACATTCAACCGGGACTTTAGAAAGACATTTCATACAACCCCACAAAAATGGCTCACGCAAAAGCGGCTGGAACTGGCACATTACCAAATTGCCGAAAAGCACCAAAAACCCGCAGAAGTTTATTTGGAATCGGGATTTGAAAACCTTTCCCATTTTTATTTCGCTTTCAAAAAGCATTTCGGGTATGCACCAACCGAAATTGTAACATAAAACAGGGAAAATCTGTTTCCTTATTTTATAGTCTTGAATATATTATTTCGGAAAATATTTCAAAAAGCATTCCGGTAGCAGACCTGTGTATTCCCAATTAGGAGTGTGGAAGACTACTGGGTACATAATTATTCATAAGCGGGATTGCCTATGATTTAGGTTATAGTAGCATAGCAACTTATAACAATATTTTTTACTGTTTGTAAATAGAAAGCCTGTGGTATTTTGAGGATCATTTCGAAAATTTCCATGACCATTTTTGTTATTTCCATTCCCAATTTCTTATTTCCGGCATATCTTCCCCGTTTTCATTGATATAATGACGATGCAAAATCAATTTATCCTGCAAATCCTGTTTTAGCGCTGCATATCGGTCACCCAGTTGAGTCAGAACATCTATTACATTTATTACTAAATGAAAACGATCAAGGTGGTTAAGTACGGTCATGTCAAATGGCGTAGTGATGGTTCCTTCCTCACGGTAGCCGTGGACATGGATATTTTCATTGTTGGCATGTTTATAAGTAAGCCGATGTATCAACCAAGGATAACCATGATAAGCAAATATGACGGGTTTGTCGCGTGTAAAAAGCATGTCAAAGTCTTTTTCCTGCAGGCCATGTGGATGTTCCGTAGAAGATTGCAACTTCATCAGATCGACCACATTGATGACCCTGACCCGTAGTGAAGGTATCTTTTCGCGGAGGATAGATATGGCAGCGAGAGTTTCAAGCGTAGGTACATCCCCCGCGCAGGCCATGACAATGT from Rhizosphaericola mali includes:
- a CDS encoding ROK family protein, with amino-acid sequence MSVPVSQKLAIGIDIGGTNSVFGIVDHRGVITYRGAISTKKYTDINEYLDALYDAIAPIIEQVGGRDYIHGIGIGAPNGNYYNGSIEYAPNLPWKGFIPLAELVQKRFGISAALTNDANAAAVGEMTYGAAIGMKDFIMITLGTGVGSGIVIDGKVVYGHDGFAGELGHTITIPGGRKHWSTGAEGSLETYASATGVRLTALEFLAKYPEKNSLLAHYSPEEIDSRLIYDCAIQGDILAKEVFEYTGKILGLALANFVMFSSPEAIVLFGGLMKSGDYILNPTKEHMEKHLLPIFQNKVKIIKSELNESDAAILGASALVWELK
- a CDS encoding metallophosphoesterase family protein; this translates as MRILHTGDWHLGKKLGNFNRIEEQRQVLDEIVQIADSENIDVVLVAGDLFDSFNPTVEATELLYFTLKKLTNNGTRPVIAIAGNHDSPDRIEAPDPLAKACGIIFAGYPHSEISGMADEVKFQITNTSPGFIEIKLSNYSYPLRLILTPYANEFRLKTYLGSENEDAHLNEILHTQWQNLADKYCDENGVNILLAHLFVMQKDTTPPEEPEDERPINIGTAAAIFSENIPSQIQYTALGHLHRGHTVKGAVGMVNYSGSPLSYSFAEAGQQKFVRILDIEPNIPVRVKDVALHSGRILHRKKFDDVSLAVQWLRENTNTLVELTIQSETYLTAENRKALNTAHDGIIMIIPEITSENASPSQRQNINLNEDITELFKQYFYSKKGQTPSDELLELFKEIKH
- a CDS encoding AAA family ATPase, producing the protein MLPKKLSIQGLYSYQNKEEIDFENLTSAGLFGIFGAVGSGKSSILEAIGFALYGQTERLGLKDTRAYNMMNLKSNTLSIVFDFENYDGRLYRFEAKARRNSKRFEDVGTIERNAFLWENDQWTPLPSADAAQYIHLSYENFRRTVIIPQGKFQEFLQLTAGERTKMLLDIFQLERFDLSDNIGKILNENKHQLDIKNGALSQYENKNPEQLVELKQQSAQVQTEISTFSELQKTKEIQVKELVDLAKIFDALHATQKEYESLQAQSSDFDTRKQNLQVYETAKLEFESLISNRGNIANKIQERQKLISQLQLDFTNIQSENKDLTAAFVPIQKANDALEEQRSLLHEYDFAFSILKNEKEIELQKSRQIKGQKFVDDKDVALQAYEKSIKELEVQISLLEKDADNLDIYFQIQNWWETRNSVEKELDFLTKKSEKIKSELLKNELEFEKLGYKVSDWQEQIFAKKQALEIQITENQQQANQIAVRTELQTFATNLEDGIPCPLCGAMHHPDVLKAENISKHSQVINQQAETLNMQMNELKSIENQLNQLFIAYKSQENLLTQNTLEIQDKKENLAKHLTKFSWDKFDNDDIAAFQLSFEKVKSASDNLKKLRVNWNTEKLNFQKLQDEKHKYALALVEIEQKIENLRIQIIQDSSHLQQLKLDDFAQKDLDELNAEKVNLSKQITKVVADFKLYSERIKANETVLTKAESSLISQKQELTQNEKERTDVEFSLHEKLKQSTFENLEEVIAILDTAIDITKERTIIEAFNKQLHALATQMATFHEQVKGKDFNANDLEKAQLELAELNQKITELQKQNGNLSGQIKQLTEDLQTKDTLGKEVNSLQLRQENIYTLFNLFKGQGFVNYISSVYLQQLCQSANNRFYQLTNNHLQLDLNDKNEFIVIDYMNEGKYRSVKTLSGGQTFQAALCLALALADSVQANKSDQQNFFFLDEGFGSLDKNSLNIVFETLKSLRKEHRIVGVISHVEELQQEIPISLFVKNDPETGSYLTFNND